TAATATTAAAACTGCAACTCCACTAGATATTTTGCAAGCACTTCATGACTTTGGCTTAATTGAGTCTTATCCGAATATTAATATTGCTATCCGGATATTTCTCACTCTTCCAGTTACTACTGCGTCGTGTGAGAGAAGTTTTAGTAAATtgaaattgattaaaaattatttaagatctACTATAGGACAAGAAAGATTATCTAATCTTTCAATAATATCTATTGAATATAACattgttaaagaaattaattatgACGACGTTATAAATGAATTTGCGCAAACGAAAGCGAGAAAAGtgcaattttaataaagaaatttttaaaaataataaattaaaatatattttttatttacaacttttccaaaaaaaagctaGGCTTAGGGGGccgaaaaatgaaattttgcaCAGGGCACTAGAAAAGCTAGTTACGGCGCTGCCCTAAggtatataaaaagttaattaggTGCATTATAAAAGAAACATTCTTTGCCATTTATTGCATGTTGAATGCAAATGTCTGAAATAGTCAGTACACGACCTTTCGTTTTGAACAACTTTTGCTAAACACTGACCCACTGTTTCCACGGgcaataaaaattactttaaataaatgttggtTTAAAAACCGGGAGTCTACTGCAATGTACTGTAATGTAATCTCTACGTCACTCTCATTAATCATTCTACTTTAAAATTGATTGCCTTAAGGATGTTTTTGGATTCCCCATATAATACAAATCCACTGGCGGTTCTTTTTGAGCAAGGCGTAAATAGTTAGTAAAACGCATGCGCAATATAAtgttcatataaaatatatcatttcaCAGATCTTAAGATAAGAAATATGCAAAATGCAAGACATTTGACTCAAGCTAGGTAAcctcaaaatgaggttttgatttttcaaaaaaacaaagatatatacATCGATTGATCTATACTTACCCCAACCCAAActctcagttgatgtagcagcattcccttgcgtgTTATCCATAAATTAACCAAAATAGCAGCACTTTCCTACATTTCTCCCCAAATCAGTAATGtatctggtcttcgttttttgaaaaataaaaacctcattttgagtcatagtaaCTTTCGCTAACCCCAAGCTAGCGTTTGATATAATAACATTCTATTCATCGTACATAAGACagtagataatttttaaaaatagttttgagaCATTACACCTTTCTTcgaattatttgtattttaggttttttgaTACGAAAtgattatgtttataaatattttattatgtcttTGTCATGTTGCTGAACTACTAAACTGTGACAATTTACTTCCTGGTCAATATTTTTGCGAACCACCTGAAATCAACATTGATACTCAAGCAGAAAAAGATTGTCAACCTAACAGGACGGTTCAAGTCTGGTGTCAAGTTGCTCCAGGAATAATGTGTGATAAAATGTCATCTGATTTCAACAAAACTggattttataagaaaaaaccaTGTCGTTATATTAAAGGAAAATCCTTTAAGACTGCTATGCTCCTATCAATATTCCTTGGGGTATTTGGAATAGATCGTATTTATTTAGGGTATCCTGCAATTGgactttttaagttttgtacACTTGGATTTTTCATGATTTTTCAGTTTGTTGATGTTATTTTATTAGCTACTCAAATTCTTAAGCCAGCTGATGGTTCAGATTTTTATATGGATTATTTTGGTCATAGATTGATTCATATTGCAACAGATAATGAAACTATATGGTACAAATAAATACTTGATAGTGAAGAAGAAATAAAGTGATACATATATGTACTTTTATGAATGTCACTAATAATTGCTAATCTTtcttatatgtatattataatttattaagtttttaagccatgtcagcaaaataaaaaaatttagttaaaagtaaattcaattgaattattattatctttaatgttattattattattattattattattattattattattattagtattatcattattgttattattattgttgttattgttattattgttatttactatatatattattatatgtattactatatatattatatatattattgttgttatttttattgtaatcactgttgttattattattaataacagcatgtacaatattattgtaatttattttgtttatttgttgtattattattttgtatacttGTTATTTTATACCATAAAGAGTAGTAAATTTAGGATGggaaatatatatacagttggTCCTAATGAAGCATTGGTAGTTTCAGGTAAGAAgtgtattaaattataaatattctgaacttttatataaataaatcaatataaatttgttctgttattaaatttttaggaggTTGTTTTGgtcaaagaaataaaagaactatTGTTGGTGGATGGGCATGGGCTTGGTCATGTGTAACAGATGTGCAATCGTATGAAATATTATATGCtctttagatttatatttatattgattgttataatattttagcaagcaaaacattttatctggtttaataataaaatttaataaagataattcattaaattattctgttttgcattttgtttgttaacaattttaaatcaagtaagtttttatctagaaaagtttcttttagtgttt
Above is a window of Hydra vulgaris chromosome 10, alternate assembly HydraT2T_AEP DNA encoding:
- the LOC101241793 gene encoding TM2 domain-containing protein 1, with amino-acid sequence MIMFINILLCLCHVAELLNCDNLLPGQYFCEPPEINIDTQAEKDCQPNRTVQVWCQVAPGIMCDKMSSDFNKTGFYKKKPCRYIKGKSFKTAMLLSIFLGVFGIDRIYLGYPAIGLFKFCTLGFFMIFQFVDVILLATQILKPADGSDFYMDYFGHRLIHIATDNETIWYK